caacatttctcaaatacttgtacaacatttttaatacatattcaagattttcaaatacttgtcaacattttttaaatactcgtttaacatttttaatacttatttaacatttttcaaatacttgttcaacatatttgaaaatatatttttaaGAGTGTTTTCTatatgtgcgtgcgtgtgtgtgtgtataatatTTTTAAACACAATTAAAAGTAAAAAGTTAAAGCAAAAAATGAGaaccaaaacagaagaaaaaacacaaAAACAGGCCTTTTCCTGCGCTCTGTTGGGCTGGCCCATCTGGGCTGGCCCATCTGGGCTGCCCCCGGCGCAAGGAGTCCCATGTGCTCGCTTAAAGCGAGAAATAGGGGCCCCCTGGCGCTTGATCATGTGTGGCTTTCTCATAGCCAGACCAACTGTTGAGCTGTTGGGCCTAAGAGAAGCAGGCTGCCGAACGGGTTGTCCAGGTTGGGTTTGCGGCTCCCGGTGGCCCGCAGTAAACCAGCTGGACAAGCGGATGCCCTCTAACAAAAGGAAAGCTGGAAAAGCGGATGCCCGCCAAACATTCGATGTTGAGCTCTGGCGCCGGCGCCTGCGAAGACGAGGGCGACATCGTTGTCCGGAAGCTGGAGAGACCTACgcgcccaccaggtgttcgacacaaGGCTCGACACGTTAGTGCAGTGCATGGCTCCAAGTTCTACCTCAACCATGGCACGTCTCATGCGCACCCAGCCCCACCCAACATCATTAGTTGCCTAGGTTCCAGTGCACGCAGAGGCTGAGATGGTACCTCACGATTACACTTGTTGTGCACATTCATGCCTAAAAAAATGTTGAGTTTGGGGCAGGGACGTGCGGCCCCACGGATTATCCTCGGGATTAGGAGAGCTCCCGCAGAGCCCACGTCGTGCCCCTGCTTTTGTGAAGCATTTCCTTGGACGCCCTGTCCTGTGGGGAGTCCGGAGTCTTGACTGATCATGATCTTGAAATGGCTGTACTAGGACAGGGAAATACAGGGATGCTGAATAGCTGAAGCCTACGCCTATGCCATTTACACCCTCAGGTAAATGGACTTTGTGAAGATGAGAGCATCTTTCTGTCTATGGGCCGTAGATGCAAGAAAGCGGCTTGTTATATGTTGATTCAGTTTGTCTTTAGATATTCTATCATATCATGTTTTGCCTTACTTTTGTCGAGACCTTCATCGAAAGCCTAACACTTTATTATTATTTTCCCTGCAGAGAGGAGTACTACATAACTTTTCTACAGTAGTGCCAGCTAGCATATGCTGGTCAAGGTGTGACTGTTCAGGGGCAGCAGAAACACCACGATATGCTTCCTTGGGGAGTCCACCTCCAGACGCACTCCGAGTCTCTGAAGCCCTCACTCTTGCAGTGGTTGGCGCATGGCTGATCGTCACATTCGAGAGTAATATATGTCCTGCTTTGGATCGAGCAATTCTTAGCTTCAGACCCCGCACACAAAAAAAGGAGACAAGGAGTGAAGGACATGATGCACCCATGACAACATCGGATAGATCATGTACACCGATTCATGAAGAAATTAACATCAAGCATGAGGTATGAACTTTACATCTGGCCAGTAACGACAGACATAGtagcgccctttatcgaaaaagtaACGACAGAGACATAGTAGCTAGATCATGCATCGAGAAAGTGTCATGTTCTTTAGTTGAAAATTCCGGCAAGAGCTTACCAGGGATGTTCCAAAGGAGTGGCATGAGAGCAGCAGGCATATGACCGGCACCTTGATGAAGACACCCATGTCTCTTGGGGTAATTATTCTTCTAAGGATGTCAGCCAGCCGGCAAATGAAAGAGTGTGAAGATAACCAAATGGATCATCACCTTATTTCGTCTTATTCACATGTCCATGGATGGTCAGACCTCGTAACAAAACGAATACACCATGGCGATAAGATGATGCAAAGACGATGCAATTCTATCTTCAGGATGCAACACTGGTATACACTCAAGAGACACTCTGAACGTCATAATAGCTTTTTTTTTCTTGAATACGTATGAGTATGTGTATCATATATTAAAAAAGAGAACGGGGAAAGAGTCCCTTCACCCATGGTGTTACAACATATTTACAACCCACACCGCCGGTCCATGTCCACCAAAGACAAATTAAGTCTACTCTCTCACGTACACCTGCTCTGCTAACAGACCAAAGAAGGATTCAAAGCCCTTCTTGAGGATGTCTGCGTGTCTCCAATATCTGCCTTCCTTGCCGACAAAGGTGACTACCTGTAACTGCGATGGCGTGGCCCCAACAAAAACTATTGCATTTTGATGCTTCCACAATGTCCATAATGTAAGCACAAAGATAGCACATACGTCTTTCACAAGATTCCCGACCCCGAGCCTAGTGATGCACCACTCACCGAGCTTGTCCTCAACCGATAGCGCCCAATCCGGTCTACCTAGCGCCCGACTGATAGCCCATACCTCTCTGGCAAACACACGGTCCAGGAGGATGTGGTTTATCGATTCCTCCCTTTGATCACAGAACGATAAGAATCCTGATGCGGGAGCTCCTCCTTGCCAGTCTGCCGGGTGTCCAACAACAATTCCGTAGCGCAAGCCAAGTGTAGAAACGACACCGGAGGGGTGCCTTTGACTTCCATGTGAAATCTGCCACTAGGATCACCTCCCGGCTCCAAAACATCTGCCAAAAGTGCAGAGAACTCGCCATCTTGCTCCCAGGACCACACCACTTTAACATTTAAACCATCATGTAACCGTCGTTGGGAACGTCATAAGTCTGCCCATAGTGGGAGTAAGTTCAGTAGTAACATAAGGTCCAACTCatcaaatttgcttatgtggcaatgatttAATGAGGAAAAAGATAATTTGAGTAATATAGCTAGTTACTCATACTATGAGTAATATCACATATCAagataagatgagtctacaacctaataaatgaagtgttgtatgacaccacacatatgttactccctactatagagatagtaacatatgcatgttactactagTCTAATTTACTACCCCTATGGGTAGTCTAAGAGATATGGAGCATTTATTTTACTCATTTGCTAGCGGGTGCACCTGCACATTCACGTGTATAGAATTGGATATATCTTTAGAATaaatagaagaacaaataatttaATATCGCTACGGCGTTTATAAGAGGTCCGCCGGTAAAAAGCGTAGCCCGCTATAGAGTTAACAGAGATTGCTAATACTATATGGTCGTGTAGGAACCACTTGACAATGCTTTGTCAGGAGTGCGTTAGACTAATGGCGCCACTTCCCCATAAGCGCTGACGAGAATTACTTTCAGATCTCGTTTGATCCATCGCCTGTTTGACTAGCCCGCTCCTTGGCCTGTTTGACTAGATAGCTTGGCGTTCCTCAGATCTCGTTGGATCCATCGATTTCATTTCATCACCGGCCGGTCGATCCTGTCGCCGATTGAGGTAAGCATGTATCTAATCACAGCTTAATTAGTATCTTAGTGATTGACCTTCGTTTCTTGAGATGGGGGCTGTGCCTGCATCGGTGAGCAGATCCCACGCTCTACTGCATCATGCACCATGTTGCATAAATGTTCTGATCTCATCTTGATGCGATGCTTGAGAGAAGAGGCGTGCCGCTGGATCCGATGGACACGGGCACTGGTAGCGTTCATTCAACGGCGCACCTATCACTTCAGTTCGGCACGCGCTCGACGGTGGGCCTCGCTCACCGCCGCCGGCAACATCGATCCCCGCCGCGGCAGTAGTCCCTGCCAGCGAGTTGCGTGTGCACGTCCGTTGCAGCACCAGGAGATCGATGCGCCTATCAGTAGGCGTCCTCAATCTCTACACAAGCGGATGCCCACTAGGTGTTCGATGTTGGGCTCCAGCGCTGACGGCTGTGAAGACGACGCCGTAACCACGTCACGGCATCCTTTGGCCGTGTGCCACACCGCCCCAGTCCCTACTCTGCACTGCAGGCTGCAGCCCTTCGCCGTCCTCAAGCTTGAGACACCCGCGTGCCCGCCAGGTGCTCGATAAAAGGCTCCACCGACGCGTGGCCCCGAGGATCAATGCGAGCCTCGTAGCTAGCTTTGGTCATTCTATGCTAGCTCCTAGTTGTAGCTTCCTGATTCTTTTCATTCCTTATTGACCGTTTCAAGATTtgatagtttgatggttgtgtgcaTAATATGGGTGCTGCAAAGACTAAGAAAACTTCTCTTCCGTAATCTAAATAAATACTCTATTTTGTGGTTTGCAGTGATTGCAAATGGATCTCGAAGCTAATAGTAGACACAGCATCCTGGAGCAGATGCTGATTGATGAAAGCGCAGAGCCGACGGACCTGCCATTGTCACTGCTAGAAGACATCACAGATCGTTTCTCTCCCAATCACGAAATTGGCAGAGGTGGATTCGCGGTGGTTTACAAGGTACGGGCGCAATTCAAAAGGAGATTCCTTGATACTAGCCATAGTCCATCTAAAAAAATACCACACTGCATGACGCCGGCAATGTATGGTGTGCCCACAGGGAATGGTCGGACAAGGGACTGTTGCTGTCAAGAGGCTCACCGAAACTCTCGAGATTGTCCACGAGAATAAATTCCATAAAGAGGTTGAATGCTTGATGAAGGCCAAGCATGAGAATATAGTACGTTTTCTGGGATATTGTGCCGAGGCACGTGGAAAAGCTGCAAGCTACGAGGGAAACTTTGTCATAGCAGATACACGGAATAGGTTGCTCTGTTTTGAGTATTTACCCAATGGGAGTCTCGAAAAGTACATCACCAGTAAGATCATAAGATATCCCTAtcattatttttttctatttaactcCTGTCAAAATAATAGTCATATATTAGTTTTAAATTACAGCCTCCATATAATTATGTAAAAGGAATACAAAACTCTGCCCTTCCTTGCACAGATGCGTCTATTGGACTTGAATGGAAAGAGCGCTTTCGAATAATAAAAGGAATATGCAAAGGTTTACACTATCTCCATATGAACCGTATTCTTCATTTGGACCTCAAGCCAGCGAACATATTGCTAGACGGTCACATGATTCCTAAAATTGCTGATTTTGGTCTCTCAAGGTGTCTTGGGGAAGAGAAAACCCATGGTACTACTAAGCACCTATCTGGAACACCGTAAGACATCCTCATACAAACTCTTCTTATTTGATAGGTGTAACTTACTTTGCATTATATTTGGAAAATAATTCATTGATTGGACAATTAAAATCTTGTCTCAGGGGTTATTTGGCTCCAGAGTTCTACAATGGAAAGTTCACATTCGCATCAGACATATATAGCCTTGGTGTCGTAATCATGGAGATACTAACAGGAGCAAAGGGATATTCTGAAGACGAGAACGTAAGAATAATCAGTGTTTGATCTAAGTTAATGTATAACTATAAAAAAAAATTAGAACAGCCCTCAGCATTTCATTCCATAGATGAGACATTAAGTCTGATTGAAAAGGCTCAACCAGACAACCAATGACCAGTTCATACACAATATCTAGGTTATCAATGGAGAGAGCATAGCATGCACAAGCATGTGCTGCTTTATTATCCTCTCTCCTCACAAAACTAAGGCAAAACATAATCCATCATCTGCCTAATAATGATCTGATAGCACCAGACCTCTGCTTTTGCTCATTGTGTCATGTACTCCGTTTGTTTCATAATTTAGTGCGTATAGATTTTTCTAAAGTCAAAATTtgcaaactttgatcaagtttatagagaaaattatttatatctatataatatcaaatatataaaatatgaaactacatcttatgatgaatAATTGAATATAATTATATATGTTTGGTATTCTAAATGTAAATGTTTTcctccacaaacttggtcaaagtttgtgagatttgacttttcaaaaaatctattaactacattatggaacggagggagtataaaatagacTGGCACTCAGTCTCCAGCTAAACATAAGTCCAGCCTCTTGAGAGCATTAGGGGCACTGCATCCCCAACACACCAACATTTCCACCGTACTCGGGTTACTAAAATGACCATATCTTCGGCATTCAGCGGCAACGAAATTAGTGGGGACTTGTCTCGCACGACATCTGCCTCTTCTGCAAACCCCTCCCACTGGCTCACCACCCCATCTGTATTCAGTTTGAGCCAGCTCCGAGCCGGTTGCTTCCATTTCTCAGTCGCTGTTAATAGTTACGTGAACTATCTTAGCAAACTACAATTTCTTATTTTCTTGTACATTTTGCATGTGTGCTCATTTGTGAAAACCACCTCCTGGTGAGATAATGAGTTGTGGGGGCATAACTTGACCCACAAGGATTAAAATCCTCCTGGTGAGATAATGAGTTGTGGGGGCATAACTTGACACAGCATACACATGGTTGTGCTAATTTATCACTATAAACTTTCTAAGATTCACACGGTAAATCATTGGTCTCTGGGAGATGTAGATATGTGTTCTAAAGGTGTGTCTATTCGTCCACCATGAAATATAAAAATACGCCTATTACATAGTTCTTGGAGCACGTAGTTATACCTTCTTATATAACGGGTGTTATGTTGAACATACCTTCTAATATAACGCGAACTCGATGAGAAAAGAATCATCATCATGTCACTCAGTTTTGCTACGTTTTGTTTCCCTGTACACAGAAGCAATATATACAGAAACTGTATTAAAATATATGGATTGAattgttcaatattttttcattGTTAAAAAAGATGGATTGAATTAACTAGCTCAGATTGGGAAAATCATTTCATGCCATATTTTTGTACGGTTTAAACATCTATTTTCTTCTCTACTTTCCGTAATCATATATATCATTAGATCTTTCTGTATAAAAGTTAACTTATTTTGTAGGTGGCTGCAAGTTGGATGAATAGATTGGATGGGAACATGCAGTTGGAAAAATTAAAAGTATGCACTAAGATAGGGATAGAGTGCATGGAATCAGACCCAAAGAGAAGACCATTTGCATGGTGTATTGTAAATATGATTGATAAAACGGCAAGTGCTGATGAAACTAACATGACTAGTTCACTAGATGAGCGGCAGGTATGTTTATTAAATGAACAGTCTGATCAAGAAAGAATCGGAAAGCTCGCTGATACCATCAGCCATGAGGATATCAAGGAGCGCCCTGAAATTGAAGTTGCTGCAGGATCTCTTGGAAGTGATCATTCCCAGGAAGGCCAAGAAAACACAGATCATTGGTCATCATGCGATCTAAGTACAGAGCGAAAGGATAACATCCAAGGAACAAGCATTTCCAACTCTAACTCCATTGTTCTGGACAAGTTGAGCATCTTAAAAATCTTCAACTGGGGTGGACACAGAAATTTCGTGAGGAATGGAGGTCGACAACTAAAGAATTCTAGGGGCCTTAGGATTTTCACAAAGGGGGAAATAAAGAAAATCACAATGAATAATTCAGTGGTGCATGGTGAAGGAACATTTAGTAGGACCTACAAAGGAATTCTTCCTGACATTACCATGGTGGCAGTTAGCACCATTATGGCCGGACATTATTTT
This DNA window, taken from Triticum aestivum cultivar Chinese Spring chromosome 1D, IWGSC CS RefSeq v2.1, whole genome shotgun sequence, encodes the following:
- the LOC123162996 gene encoding G-type lectin S-receptor-like serine/threonine-protein kinase LECRK4, coding for MDLEANSRHSILEQMLIDESAEPTDLPLSLLEDITDRFSPNHEIGRGGFAVVYKGMVGQGTVAVKRLTETLEIVHENKFHKEVECLMKAKHENIVRFLGYCAEARGKAASYEGNFVIADTRNRLLCFEYLPNGSLEKYITNASIGLEWKERFRIIKGICKGLHYLHMNRILHLDLKPANILLDGHMIPKIADFGLSRCLGEEKTHGTTKHLSGTPGYLAPEFYNGKFTFASDIYSLGVVIMEILTGAKGYSEDENVAASWMNRLDGNMQLEKLKVCTKIGIECMESDPKRRPFAWCIVNMIDKTASADETNMTSSLDERQVCLLNEQSDQERIGKLADTISHEDIKERPEIEVAAGSLGSDHSQEGQENTDHWSSCDLSTERKDNIQGTSISNSNSIVLDKLSILKIFNWGGHRNFVRNGGRQLKNSRGLRIFTKGEIKKITMNNSVVHGEGTFSRTYKGILPDITMVAVSTIMAGHYFLADDFIKSVEIQTQLIHKNILKLLGYCLEKDAPILVHEFAAKGSLKDILCDYENQILPLDLRLDIAIGSAEGLRYIHSTGIRHGNVKPDTILLDEMFTPKISDFVLSELVNTDGYIFTTAGGTILYMDPMIMKDGIVKLTQKDDVYSFGVVLLELITRMEIDTRKFCEIESGRRAMFDNDIAVEEDIPVLEEIGKLAFECLKGEVQRPDMTEVTKRVMMLRRDRILRKARKTN